In Apostichopus japonicus isolate 1M-3 chromosome 3, ASM3797524v1, whole genome shotgun sequence, a single genomic region encodes these proteins:
- the LOC139963106 gene encoding uncharacterized protein, whose translation MTSGQKINKRVSSRLQLRNEKYLPLHADPPGFMVKLLPEKGRAVFTTKNVLHGEPLLAYGGELISGEAGERREAREQSGFRYFFTWKGKQLCRDASIEPKRSPRLGRLVNHGWKTQVNSKMKIVEGPDSKPNLVLFALKDIPTNSEILYDYGIPDSFKFPQPPEYVFQLENEKVAEGPPTASPDDVIDDMEVTKEMSGESGSDSEVPDSIPDNDNTKDDFLPGLPVTRSSRTISESMNSERTQSSKQNDAASLDTDDMEVTEEMSGKSGSDSEVPDSTPDNDNTKDDYLPGLPVTRSSRTSSESMNSERTQSNIQNDAASSAKDDMEVTKEMSGESGSDSGSESSSDSVSDSEVSDSDTNYDNPQDHYLFGLPVTRSSRSIADADNREHRRKPVKEVGDDGSSDSGDNTTGNESKIYVMRTNNDGEKRCYDKVAYCLFCSKPQKKLQVHLEQHETEMEVGQYQAERSKQQRLMLLTKLRNRGNHKHNYEVMEEGKGGLVVVYRPNYEANPNDYQPCCQCLGWYARTEMWKHRCLFSTKDKDGITTKKRVNNVQAGRLLLPPAVNTQVPDLLHRILAGLRHDSVALCIKNDKLIVDLGKKLSFKLAHDEENFNSIRCKLREVARLVLEYRLTTGIDDAGLAALISPTAFDDVLHAVRQVSGFNNDTHLFQTPSLALKLGHSLKKAANILLSRAIKESSSTIEKSSRDFITLCEKEWDFQVSSHALRTMYQQKRNNPKMLPLTSDVVSLSTYLRKETETYLERLDSELPEVDKMDFWKKLNKVILTHLIVFNRRRQGEVSKMTVDDFNQVKKGESHLVEGQMEMMAQWEQELVKVLWRVEVVGKRGRTVPVLMTDFVKSSIDTLMKYRNGAQVSETNKYLFAVAKLDTNSHIRGSDCLREHSNLCGAKQPALLRSTRLRKHIATMSQLMNLRDNELDVLSNYMGHDIHVHRNFYRLPDCAQQVAKISKILFAMEGKGGNPVQLLGKAKSIDELQIDPNEELEVNQSIEESSGEEDSDDDYQPDLPAGKVQKNDVNQISSAESEGCIKRGQKRKMLEGYEEKRKTPTRKKWTELERTAVLKHLHSFIEKRKLPGKREIDKCLAAEKCLRNRSWKNVKDFVRNHIKTRASTSKSFKY comes from the exons ATGACATCTGGGCAAAAGATTAACAAACGA GTAAGTTCACGCCTGCAGCTGCGAAATGAGAAGTATCTACCTCTACATGCAGATCCTCCTGGGTTTATGGTGAAGTTACTACCAGAAAAAG GTCGAGCAGtttttacaacaaaaaatgttttacacGGGGAACCCTTACTTGCATATGGCGGAGAGCTTATTTCTGGGGAAGCTGGGGAAAGACGCGAGGCGAGAGAACAAAGTGGATTCAGATATTTTTTTACCTGGAAAGGAAAACAACTGTG CCGAGATGCCTCTATTGAACCAAAAAGAAGCCCCAGGCTCGGAAGACTAGTGAATCATGGCTGGAAAACACAAGTCAATagcaaaatgaaaattgttgaaGGACCTGACTCAAAGCCAAATCTTGTCTTATTTGCGTTGAAAGACATTCCAACTAACTCTGAGATCCTGTATGATTACGGCATTCCAGATTCTTTCAAGTTCCCACAACCACCTGAATATGTTTTCCAactagaaaatgaaaaagtggCTGAAGGCCCCCCGACTGCTTCTCCAGACGATGTCATCGATGACATGGAGGTCACAAAAGAAATGAGTGGTGAATCAGGCAGTGACTCAGAAGTTCCAGATTCTATCCCTGACAACGATAACACAAAAGATGACTTCTTACCAGGATTGCCTGTGACAAGGTCTTCGAGAACCATTTCAGAAAGTATGAATTCTGAGAGAACACAGTCTAGCAAACAAAATGACGCAGCTTCATTAGACACAGATGACATGGAGGTCACAGAAGAAATGAGTGGTAAATCAGGCAGTGACTCAGAAGTTCCAGATTCTACCCCTGACAATGATAACACAAAAGATGACTACTTACCAGGATTGCCTGTGACAAGGTCGTCGAGAACCAGTTCAGAAAGTATGAATTCTGAGAGAACACAGTCTAACATACAAAATGATGCAGCTTCATCAGCAAAAGATGACATGGAGGTCACAAAAGAAATGAGTGGTGAATCAGGCAGTGACTCAGGCAGTGAATCCAGCAGTGACTCCGTCAGTGACTCAGAAGTCTCAGATTCTGATACTAACTATGATAACCCACAAGATCACTACTTGTTCGGATTGCCTGTGACAAGGTCTTCCAGAAGCATTGCAGATGCAGACAACAGAGAACATAGAAGGAAACCGGTGAAAGAGGTGGGAGATGATGGCAGTTCTGACTCTGGAGATAATACCACTGGTAATGAAAGTAAGATCTATGTAATGAGAACCAATAACGACGGAGAAAAAAGATGTTATGACAAGGTGGCATATTGTTTGTTCTGCTCAAAGCCACAGAAGAAATTGCAAGTTCACCTTGAACAACATGAAACCGAGATGGAAGTTGGACAATACCAAGCAGAGAGATCAAAGCAACAGAGGCTCATGCTCCTGACAAAGCTACGGAACAGAGGGAATCATAAACATAACTACGAAGtgatggaagaaggaaaaggaggtcttgttgttgtttacaggcCAAACTATGAGGCAAACCCCAATGACTACCAACCTTGCTGCCAGTGCTTAGGCTGGTATGCAAGAACAGAAATGTGGAAACATAGATGCCTCTTCAGTACCAAGGATAAAGATGGTATAACAACAAAGAAGAGAGTAAACAATGTGCAAGCTGGCAGGCTTTTGTTGCCACCAGCAGTCAATACACAAGTACCTGACTTACTTCATCGCATTTTGGCAGGCTTAAGACATGATTCTGTGGCATTATGCATCAAAAACGACAAGTTGATAGTGGATTTGGGAAAGAAGTTATCTTTCAAGCTGGCACACGATGAAGAAAACTTCAACAGCATTAGATGTAAATTGCGTGAAGTTGCTAGGTTGGTATTAGAGTATAGACTAACCACTGGCATAGATGATGCAGGCCTTGCAGCTCTCATTTCGCCAACTGCCTTTGATGATGTTTTGCATGCTGTGAGGCAAGTCTCTGGATTTAACAATGACACACATCTCTTCCAAACGCCCAGCTTAGCTTTAAAGCTTGGACATTCTTTGAAGAAAGCTGCAAACATATTGCTGAGCAGAGCAATAAAAGAATCAAGCTCTACAATTGAAAAGTCTAGCAGGGATTTCATCACCCTTTGTGAGAAAGAGTGGGACTTCCAAGTTTCTTCCCATGCACTTCGAACCATGTACCAACAGAAGAGGAACAACCCAAAGATGCTTCCACTCACATCTGATGTCGTCTCATTATCCACCTACTTGCGCAAAGAAACTGAAACCTACTTGGAAAGGTTGGATAGTGAATTGCCTGAAGTAGACAAGATGGATTTTTGGAAGAAGTTGAATAAAGTCATCTTGACTCATCTCATTGTATTTAACCGCAGAAGACAGGGTGAAGTATCAAAGATGACTGTAGATGACTTCAATCAAGTCAAGAAAGGGGAATCACATCTGGTGGAAGGCCAGATGGAGATGATGGCACAGTGGGAACAAGAGCTGGTGAAAGTTCTATGGAGAGTTGAGGTTGTAGGCAAGAGAGGAAGGACTGTCCCTGTTCTGATGACTGACTTTGTAAAGTCTAGCATCGACACTCTCATGAAATATCGCAATGGAGCTCAAGTCAGTGAAACAAACAAGTATTTATTTGCAGTAGCTAAGTTGGACACCAATTCACATATCAGAGGGAGTGACTGCTTGCGTGAGCACTCAAATTTGTGTGGGGCAAAACAGCCAGCGTTACTGAGATCAACAAGATTACGGAAGCACATTGCAACTATGTCACAACTAATGAATCTGCGAGACAATGAACTTGATGTTCTGTCAAACTACATGGGACACGATATCCATGTCCATCGCAACTTTTATCGATTACCAGATTGTGCACAGCAAGTTGCCAAGATTTCAAAGATTCTTTTTGCCATGGAAGGTAAAGGCGGGAACCCTGTCCAGTTGCTTGGAAAAGCAAAGAGCATTGATGAGTTACAGATTGATCCAAATGAAG AATTAGAAGTCAACCAGTCAATTGAGGAGTCCTCTGGTGAGGAGGATAGTGATGATGATTATCAGCCTGATCTGCCTGCTGGAAAAG TGCAAAAGAATGATGTTAACCAGATCTCATCAGCAGAATCAGAAGGATGTATCAAAAGAG GTCAAAAGCGTAAAATGCTGGAAGGTTACGAGGAAAAGAGGAAGACACCTACAAGAAAGAAGTGGACAGAGCTGGAACGAACTGCCGTATTGAAACATCTTCATTCTTTTATTGAAAAGAGAAAGCTTCCCGGTAAGAGGGAAATTGACAAATGTCTTGCAGCTGAAAAATGCCTTCGAAACAGAAGTTGGAAGAATGTCAAGGACTTTGTTAGAAACCATATTAAAACCAGAGCGTCCACTTCTAAATCATTCAAGtactga